The genomic window ACGCGGTGGTGCACGTCGGAAAGCACGGCAACCTGGAATGGCTGCCGGGGAAGAACGTCGGCATGTCCGCTTCGGACGGCACCGACGCGGCCCTCGGTGACCTGCCGCTGATCTACCCGTTCCTGGTCAACGACCCGGGCGAGGGCACCCAGGCCAAACGCCGGGCGCACGCCACCCTGGTCGACCACCTGATCCCGCCGATGGCCCGGGCCGAGTCGTACGGCGACATCGCCCGCCTGGAGCAGTTGCTCGACGAGCATGCCAACATCGCCGCCCTCGACCCGGCCAAACTGCCGGCCATCCGGGCCCAGATCTGGACCCTGATCCAGGCCGCCAAGATGGACCATGACCTGGGCCTGTCGAACCGTCCGGACGATGAGGAGTTCGACGACTTCATCATGCACATCGACGGATGGCTGTGTGAGGTCAAGGACGTCCAGATCCGCGACGGACTGCACATCCTGGGCGCGGCGCCGACCGGCGAGGCCCGGATCAACCTGGTCCTCGCGATGCTGCGGGCCCGGCAGATGTGGGCCGGCAAGGTGGCCGCCCTCCCGGGTCTGCGGGAGGCGCTGGGCCTGCCCGAGGAGGCTTCGACGGCCGCGACCGACGCGGTCGAGAACCAGGCTCGCGCCCTGGTGACGGCGATGGAGGAGGCCGGCTGGCCGACGACCGTCCCGGACTCCCTGGTGAGCACCGCCCTGGACACCGTCTCCGCCGCCCCGGCCGAATCGCCGGATCTGGAAGCGGTGACGCGGGTGCTGGAGTTCGCGGCGACCGAGGTGGTTCCGCGACTCGCCAAGACCACCGACGAGCTGACCCACGTGCTGCACGCCCTCAGCGGCGGCTACGTTCCGGCCGGACCCAGCGGCTCCCCGCTGCGCGGACTGATCAACGTGCTTCCGACCGGGCGCAACTTCTACTCCGTCGACCCCAAGGCCATCCCCAGCCAGCTCGCCTGGGAGACGGGGCAGGCGATGGCCGAGTCACTGCTCGACCGGTACCGCGCCGACTACGGCGACTGGCCCCGGTCGGTCGGCCTCTCCGCCTGGGGCACCAGCGCGATGCGGACCGCCGGCGACGACATCGCCGAGATCCTGGCCCTGATCGGGGTGCGGCCGGTCTGGGACCCGGCGTCCCGGCGGGTCACCGCCCTGGAACCGATCACGGCTGAGGAGCTGGGCCGCCCGCGTATCGATGTGACGGTCCGCATCTCCGGGTTCTTCCGGGACGCGTTCCCGCACGTGGTGGCGATGCTCGACGACGGTTTCCAGATGATCGCCGAGCTGGACGAGCCGGACAACTACGTGCGCGAGCACGCACTGCGTGATCAGGACGAGCACGGCGACTGGCGGCGGGCCACCACCCGGATCTTCGGGTCCCGGCCGGGGGCGTACGGCGCCGGCATCCTCCCGCTCATCGACAGCCGGAACTGGCGCGACGACGCCGATCTGGCCGAGGTGTACGCGGTGTGGGGCGGCTTCGCCTACGGCCGGGGCCTCGACGGGGTGCCGGCCCGCGGGGACATGGAGAACGCGTACCGGCGCATCGACATCGCGGCCAAGAACATCGACACCCGCGAACACGACATCGCCGACTCCGACGACTACTTCCAGTACCACGGCGGCATGATCGCCACGGTCCGCGCGCTGACCGGCAAGGCTCCGGCGGCGTACATCGGCGACTCCACCAACCCGGACCAGACGCGGACCCGCAGCCTGACCGAGGAGACCGCCCGGATCTTCCGGGCCCGCGTGGTGAACCCGCGGTGGATCGCCGCGATGCGCCGGCACGGCTACAAGGGCGCCTTCGAGCTGGCCGCGACGGTCGACTACCTCTTCGGGTACGACGCGACCGCCGGTGTCGTCACCGACTGGATGTACGAGCAGCTCGCCGCCAGTTACGTGCTCGACCCCGAGAACCAGAAGTTCATGCGCCAGTCCAACCCGTGGGCCCTGCACGGCATCAGCGAGCGCCTGCTGGAGGCCGCCGAACGCAACCTGTGGGAGGCACCCGAGCCGGACACGCTGGCCGCCCTTCAGCAGATCTACCTGGAGACCGAGGGTGACCTGGAGGACGGCCCGTCCTGATGGCAGGTCGGACGGGTGATCGTCCGACGTGAGTTTCCCAGCGACATCGACGCGATCCGGGCGGTGACGGCCGCGGCCTTCACCCGCCCGGCCGTCACCGACCTCGACGAGGTCGGCATCGAGCCCGTCGAGGCGGCCCTGGTGGACCGGTTGCCGGCCTTCTCCCTGGTGGCTGTCGACGACGGCGAGGTCGTCGGCCACGTCGTCTGCACCCGTG from Actinoplanes derwentensis includes these protein-coding regions:
- the cobN gene encoding cobaltochelatase subunit CobN, with product MFLLLSTSDTDLLSARASGSPWRLANPARTGVADLPALLDGVELVVVRILGGRRAWEAGLDSLLAGTVPVLVLGGEQAPDAELMRLSTVPAGVAAEAHVYLAQGGSENLTALHDFLSDTVLLTGNGFAPAVAAPEWGPLPREAAPGTGPSTVAVLYYRAHHMAGNTAFVEALSQAIEAKGARALPIYTASLRTASPELLAELRKADALVVTVLAAGGTKPATVGAGGDDEAWDVGVLADLDVPILQGLCLTSSRAAWEASADGLTPLDAATQVAIPEFDGRIITVPFSFKEIDEDGLSVYVADPERASRVAGIAVSHARLRHLPPAERKVALMLSAYPTKHSRIGNAVGLDTPASAVALLAALDGQGYKIGDFGSYDGDGLIHTLIAAGGQDPDWLTEEQLAANPVRISGERYAAWFATLPADFRESVQQHWGPPPGELYTDQGDIVLAALRDENIVVMVQPPRGFGANPVAIYHDPDLPPSHHYLAAYRWLADDFGAHAVVHVGKHGNLEWLPGKNVGMSASDGTDAALGDLPLIYPFLVNDPGEGTQAKRRAHATLVDHLIPPMARAESYGDIARLEQLLDEHANIAALDPAKLPAIRAQIWTLIQAAKMDHDLGLSNRPDDEEFDDFIMHIDGWLCEVKDVQIRDGLHILGAAPTGEARINLVLAMLRARQMWAGKVAALPGLREALGLPEEASTAATDAVENQARALVTAMEEAGWPTTVPDSLVSTALDTVSAAPAESPDLEAVTRVLEFAATEVVPRLAKTTDELTHVLHALSGGYVPAGPSGSPLRGLINVLPTGRNFYSVDPKAIPSQLAWETGQAMAESLLDRYRADYGDWPRSVGLSAWGTSAMRTAGDDIAEILALIGVRPVWDPASRRVTALEPITAEELGRPRIDVTVRISGFFRDAFPHVVAMLDDGFQMIAELDEPDNYVREHALRDQDEHGDWRRATTRIFGSRPGAYGAGILPLIDSRNWRDDADLAEVYAVWGGFAYGRGLDGVPARGDMENAYRRIDIAAKNIDTREHDIADSDDYFQYHGGMIATVRALTGKAPAAYIGDSTNPDQTRTRSLTEETARIFRARVVNPRWIAAMRRHGYKGAFELAATVDYLFGYDATAGVVTDWMYEQLAASYVLDPENQKFMRQSNPWALHGISERLLEAAERNLWEAPEPDTLAALQQIYLETEGDLEDGPS
- a CDS encoding GNAT family N-acetyltransferase, translated to MIVRREFPSDIDAIRAVTAAAFTRPAVTDLDEVGIEPVEAALVDRLPAFSLVAVDDGEVVGHVVCTRGRVGERAALGLGPLRGAAAGRCP